In Terriglobus sp. TAA 43, a single window of DNA contains:
- a CDS encoding outer membrane lipoprotein-sorting protein codes for MKHARRNSLLLLALLPALGGCLRTTRSVMKTHHPDQVLSSSLDQVVKSTTDRYNSIKTLKASVEMQASTGGGKQGKVVDYTSFNGYILIRKPGDFHFLGLLPAIHTRMIDMVTNGQNFTLVIPPKSRAVTGSNTVTTPSKNALENLRPDMFTDSLLIQSAKTGELVSMTSDDRIYQPDPTKKYIVDEPEYEFGIYRPVENSQELKTQRVIHIGRSTLLPYQQDIYDEKGQLVTVANYSDYKMFGETTFPSKITIRRPQDEITLNMTITELSVNQTLEDDQFEAPKIPASYSVEHLP; via the coding sequence ATGAAGCACGCTCGAAGGAACTCACTGCTGCTCCTGGCGCTCTTACCAGCGCTGGGTGGTTGCCTTCGTACGACGCGCTCCGTCATGAAGACCCATCATCCGGACCAGGTGCTTTCGTCATCGCTCGATCAGGTCGTTAAGTCCACCACGGATCGCTACAACAGCATCAAGACCCTGAAAGCCTCCGTTGAGATGCAAGCCTCAACCGGCGGCGGCAAGCAGGGCAAGGTCGTCGACTACACCTCGTTCAACGGTTACATCCTCATCCGCAAGCCCGGCGACTTCCATTTCCTTGGACTGCTCCCCGCCATTCACACGCGGATGATCGACATGGTCACCAACGGCCAGAACTTCACACTCGTGATCCCGCCCAAGAGCCGCGCTGTCACCGGCTCCAACACGGTCACCACGCCGTCGAAGAACGCGCTGGAAAACCTGCGGCCTGACATGTTCACGGACTCGCTTCTGATCCAGAGCGCGAAGACTGGCGAACTCGTCTCCATGACCTCCGACGATCGCATCTACCAGCCCGACCCCACAAAGAAATACATCGTGGACGAGCCGGAATATGAGTTCGGTATCTATCGCCCGGTAGAGAACAGCCAGGAACTGAAGACGCAGCGCGTCATCCACATTGGCCGTTCCACGCTGCTGCCCTACCAGCAAGACATCTACGACGAGAAGGGCCAGCTGGTCACGGTCGCCAACTACAGCGACTACAAAATGTTCGGCGAGACCACCTTCCCCTCGAAGATCACCATCCGTCGGCCTCAGGACGAGATCACGCTGAACATGACCATCACGGAACTCTCCGTGAATCAAACGCTGGAAGACGACCAGTTCGAAGCTCCCAAGATCCCCGCGAGCTATTCCGTAGAACACCTCCCGTAG